From the genome of Halomonas sp. LR3S48:
AGCGGCCTTGCCCATCATATGGGCGCTGACCGGTGCGGTGGCGAACAGGAAGATCGTCACCAAGGCCTCTTGGAACGAGACGCCGCCCTGTTGGTAGCTGAAGTAGATCAGCGAGCCGATCAGGGTGCAGCCGACGCCCAGGGTGCTGGCCTTGGTGGGGCCGTGAAGGCGCGTGTAGAAATCGGGCAGCTTGGCCAGCCCCCAGGAGCCGATCAGCGCCACCAGGGCACCGAACAGCAGGAAGACGGCGACGACGAGCTCCAGATACCATGGCATGTCGATAGTGGTCATTCGATCACGTCTCCTCGTAGCAGGTACTTGCTCATGGCGACAGTGCTGACGAAGCCCATCAGCGCTATCAGCAGGGCCAGCTCGAACAGCACGCCCAGCCCCATCCGGATGTCTGCCAGCACGATCAGCGCGATGCTGTTGATCATCAGCGTGTCCAGCGCCAGGATCCGGTCGACGATGTCCGGGCCGACGGCCAGCCGATAGAGATTGAGCAGGGCGGCAATGGCGAAGAGAGTCATGGCGACCGTGATGACGGTAGCGATCATCGGAAGATCTCCTCGAGTGGCTGTTCGTAGCGTTTGCGAATGGTGGCGATGGCCTCGGCCTCGTCCTCCAGGTGCAGAGCGTGGACCAGCAGGGTATTGGCCTTCGCATCGTGGTGGATCGAGACGGTGCCGGGCGTCAGCGAGATGGTGCTGGCCAGGATGGTGATGGCGAAGTCGTCGTCCAGGGCCAGGGGGTAGAGGAAGAAACCAGGCTGCAGATGCCGGGCGGGGCGCAGTATGCGAATGGCCACCACCAGGTTGGAGCGCAGGATGTCCACCAGCAGCACCAGCAGGTAGCGCAGCAACGGCAGGGGTCGCTTG
Proteins encoded in this window:
- a CDS encoding Na+/H+ antiporter subunit G; amino-acid sequence: MTTIDMPWYLELVVAVFLLFGALVALIGSWGLAKLPDFYTRLHGPTKASTLGVGCTLIGSLIYFSYQQGGVSFQEALVTIFLFATAPVSAHMMGKAALRRRLPGVARTRNMPDMSER
- a CDS encoding K+/H+ antiporter subunit F, producing the protein MIATVITVAMTLFAIAALLNLYRLAVGPDIVDRILALDTLMINSIALIVLADIRMGLGVLFELALLIALMGFVSTVAMSKYLLRGDVIE
- a CDS encoding Na+/H+ antiporter subunit E, which gives rise to MTPSPFRSRQFWLPHPLFSLFLALLWLLMVNDFSVAHALLGLALGVAIPFVTHAFWAEEAKIKRPLPLLRYLLVLLVDILRSNLVVAIRILRPARHLQPGFFLYPLALDDDFAITILASTISLTPGTVSIHHDAKANTLLVHALHLEDEAEAIATIRKRYEQPLEEIFR